The Desulfatibacillum aliphaticivorans DSM 15576 genome has a segment encoding these proteins:
- the dfsP gene encoding DUF166 family (seleno)protein DfsP produces MQVIKVFQQNNSGARKIAAVRERAGDDLVLDVINIDDALPMVLDDTEEYLKEAWEMEADLVLDYLKHPDLSYDLCRICSERGIPVVSPTKKWRRPHVFTPPTCCGLPRNDELGAYACSFGAPEVEAAVEDGVVKEIRVIRGAPCGATWEAARDVIGKPVEEAGVAIGLKVQFYCVADPAGWDPIYGKSPVHFAGHVHQAALEKALRKS; encoded by the coding sequence TCATCAAGGTTTTTCAGCAGAACAATAGCGGGGCGCGGAAAATTGCGGCGGTCAGGGAGAGGGCCGGGGACGATTTGGTCCTGGACGTCATCAATATTGACGATGCCCTGCCCATGGTTTTGGACGACACGGAGGAGTATCTTAAGGAAGCGTGGGAAATGGAGGCGGACCTGGTTCTGGACTACCTCAAGCACCCGGACCTTTCCTACGATTTATGCCGCATTTGCTCCGAACGGGGCATACCCGTGGTTTCCCCCACCAAAAAATGGCGGAGGCCCCACGTTTTTACGCCGCCCACATGCTGCGGCCTGCCGAGAAACGACGAACTGGGCGCCTACGCCTGCTCTTTTGGAGCGCCGGAAGTGGAAGCTGCGGTCGAGGACGGGGTGGTCAAGGAAATCCGGGTCATCCGGGGAGCGCCCTGCGGCGCCACCTGGGAGGCGGCCCGGGACGTTATAGGCAAGCCGGTGGAAGAAGCCGGCGTGGCCATTGGGTTGAAAGTCCAGTTTTATTGCGTGGCCGATCCTGCGGGATGGGACCCGATTTATGGAAAGAGTCCGGTGCATTTCGCCGGGCATGTGCATCAGGCCGCCTTGGAAAAGGCCTTGAGGAAATCGTGA